In Rhodococcus qingshengii JCM 15477, the sequence TCTGATCGAATTGGCCTACGCGCTACCACAATCGGGAAAGATGGTGCGTCGGATCGTGGTGTCGGGGACTTCCGGCACGCTCGCGCACGACACCGGCGACGACCCGGGACTGATGACGGACACGACCAACGCGCCGCCGTCGTCGATCGAGGACGCGATGTCGCATCAGATGCGTCACTGGATCGCCACTCTCGACGGTTCCGCGAGCCCGATAGTCGAGAACTGGCAGGTGCGTGCAGCTCTCGCGACTGCCATCGCTGCCCAGCAATCGCTCGACACCGGCCGCGCTGTCTCGATCGGAGAAAACCAATGACCGGCACCGGTTCGATCCGCGTCGGATTTGTCAGCGGCGTCAGGCATGCCGGCTCCTATGCGGACCTGTTGCGATCCGATCCTCGAGTGAGCCTGGTCGGGGCCTCCGACGAATCCTCGGTCCCCGATTGGATTCGTGAGGACGGGATCGCGATGGCAAAGGCCGCAGACATCGAGTGGATCGACGAACTCGGCGAGTTGCTCGACCCCGAACGGATTGACCTGGCGATCATCTGCAGTGAGCCGACCAGGCATGCGCGGCTTGCGATTGCCGCATTGAACGCCGGACTCGACGTCCTGGTGGACAAGCCGGTGGGCGTCGACGAGGCGGAGGCCGCGGCGGTTCAGCAAGCCGCACGGTCGAACGGGCGAATCTGCACGGTGGTGAACCGCACTCATTCACCTGCGCTCCGGCGACTGCGCCGATGGATCGACGCCGGAAATCTCGGACTGCCGCGCCACGTCGACATCGAGTTCCTCGCAAGCGGAACACATTTCGCGACGTCTGTCGAGCGTCCCGAACTGGTGGTGGATCCCGCGCTTTCCGGCGGGGGAGAAGTAGTGAACTTCGCCGGTTACGCCGCCGACTACCTCCGATACCTCACCGGCCTGGACGTCACCGAGGTGTACGCCGAGACGAGCACACTCTACGGCGGGGCCCACCAGCTGTTCGGCGTCGAAGACACGGCGTTGATCTCGCTCGCCCTGGAAAACGGCGTCACCGCGACGGTGACCGTCGGAAGAATCCCCGCAGCACCGGGTTTCGGCGCGAATACCGCGACGGTTCGGGTCCTCGGTTCCCACGGATACGCGAGTTCCGACGACGACAAACCCGCGGTGACCCACTTCGCATCCTCGGGAGACGTGACCGCACTACCCATCGGCGGCTTCGGTTCCGACAACGCGGTGTCGAGCTTTCTCTCTCACGTGCTCGATCGACTCCCCACACGGACCGAACCCGACTACACCGTGGCAGACGCCCGCGCGTCGATGCGCGTGATCGACGCTGCCTATCTGTCCGCCTCGAGCGGTCAGCCGGTCTCCGTTTCTCCCTGACAGCCGCACCCACAACTCAATCCGACAACCAACATATGGAGACCCCATGAGCACGGAAACCACCACCTTCAGCGGAATCGTCCCGCCGATCGTCACACCATTGACGCTCGAGGGCGAGATCGACACCACGTCGCTCGAACGCCTGCTCTCACTGCAGATCGAAGCCGGAGTCGACGGCTTGTTCGTCCTCGGTTCCTCGGGTGAGGT encodes:
- a CDS encoding Gfo/Idh/MocA family protein, whose product is MTGTGSIRVGFVSGVRHAGSYADLLRSDPRVSLVGASDESSVPDWIREDGIAMAKAADIEWIDELGELLDPERIDLAIICSEPTRHARLAIAALNAGLDVLVDKPVGVDEAEAAAVQQAARSNGRICTVVNRTHSPALRRLRRWIDAGNLGLPRHVDIEFLASGTHFATSVERPELVVDPALSGGGEVVNFAGYAADYLRYLTGLDVTEVYAETSTLYGGAHQLFGVEDTALISLALENGVTATVTVGRIPAAPGFGANTATVRVLGSHGYASSDDDKPAVTHFASSGDVTALPIGGFGSDNAVSSFLSHVLDRLPTRTEPDYTVADARASMRVIDAAYLSASSGQPVSVSP